One genomic window of Mercenaria mercenaria strain notata chromosome 2, MADL_Memer_1, whole genome shotgun sequence includes the following:
- the LOC128548695 gene encoding uncharacterized protein LOC128548695, whose translation MKFRIIAIICFTCGVYASSSGESCDIPLTLTHVRFPERNELLSLQYFENNVIGTGLGQVYLALPVDPPFIPDSNFQCTITKLGENLYWRSCTGGQAPQCFQLNISLSTEPGTDSAMFTYVSGSGSNITEAYWSRCPTKFIWRIRCTNYAGNTECPPSNTWLSFFLRDSITPSTVPLNDIAEDLWITTGVKFGLVDGLEWYFIGLEDEPCQV comes from the exons atgaaattcagAATAATTGCAATTATTTGCTTTACGTGTGGAGTGTATGCGTCAAGTTCTGGAGAGTCATGCGACATACCATTAACCCTGACTCACGTTAGATTTCCGGAAAGAAATGAGTTATTGTCACTACAATACTTTGAAAACAAT GTAATTGGTACCGGGCTAGGACAAGTGTACCTCGCACTTCCTGTGGACCCTCCGTTCATTCCAGATTCGAATTTTCAATGCACAATAACAAAACTCGGCGAGAACTTATACTGGCGAAGTTGCACTGGGGGACA AGCTCCACAATgctttcaattaaatatatctctATCCACCGAGCCAGGAACGGACTCAGCTATGTTTACCTATGTGTCTGGGAGCGGAA gtaatataacTGAAGCATACTGGTCTCGCTGTCCGACGAAGTTTATTTGGAGAATACGGTGTACAAACTATGCCGGTAATACAGAGTGTCCACCAAGCAACACCTGGCTAA GTTTTTTCCTACGTGACTCGATAACTCCTAGTACAGTTCCACTAAATGACATTGCCGAGGATCTGTGGATAACAACAGGCGTAAAATTTGGACTTGTTGATGGACTTGAATGGTATTTCATAGGGTTGGAAGACG AACCCTGTCAAGTGTAG